The following are encoded together in the bacterium genome:
- a CDS encoding SEC-C domain-containing protein translates to MSTTKVGRNEICPCGSGKKYKHCCENKVDWNGIFSTGADWIPYLSIRGRNINFLNRLADILQIRNLTNDLSTYKAAFTANAVEEIHEAVMEFWPPDLDIVKALESASSEVSGLYVGDYEPEYFIKGIIRHSLYANKILVVDPFIYPSSVRDQYNPILEPEQYRSQTLKDVNLWFSLIPWIEDGIVEVIRTPADFDRRLNWESMERQIKKFADNPELHKAMKRTVQELKCRHGEKMARTELVLMAPDSVLRKRFEENELEKRGLTADDFLLYVQNQRDNDPNFLEPLGQNSDNGQMFALKSGSNYEIAKLTASITNSYLVTDLFARWREIELDRDSQSTETRIWSPFAKAIQNNKLSYLNSVDLKHALLLRKEGRLESMRMFLRKVWKSACTGEEYDDKNTQLLTEELYEEINKAQEEWNQIDADLLKMIKGDAVTSLLAAGPLVASGHGDFLAAAIAVAGTYDFLTVQTKRRSFPKRFPAAFFMNIDK, encoded by the coding sequence ATGTCTACAACGAAAGTTGGAAGAAATGAAATTTGCCCCTGTGGCAGCGGCAAAAAATATAAACACTGCTGCGAAAACAAAGTCGATTGGAATGGTATCTTCAGTACAGGAGCTGATTGGATACCATATCTTTCGATAAGGGGAAGAAATATCAATTTTCTCAATAGATTAGCGGACATCTTGCAGATTAGAAATCTTACAAATGATCTCTCAACATACAAAGCGGCCTTCACTGCTAATGCCGTTGAAGAAATCCACGAAGCCGTAATGGAATTCTGGCCGCCAGATTTAGATATAGTTAAAGCTCTTGAATCTGCATCTTCAGAGGTTTCAGGGCTATATGTTGGGGATTATGAACCAGAATATTTTATTAAAGGCATTATTAGGCATTCGCTTTATGCAAACAAAATACTCGTCGTGGATCCATTTATATATCCATCAAGTGTCAGAGATCAATACAATCCAATATTGGAACCAGAACAGTACCGCTCTCAAACACTTAAAGATGTTAATTTATGGTTTTCTCTTATTCCTTGGATAGAAGACGGAATAGTTGAAGTAATACGAACTCCAGCGGATTTTGACAGACGGCTTAACTGGGAATCCATGGAGCGACAAATTAAAAAATTTGCAGATAATCCGGAGTTGCACAAAGCAATGAAGAGAACCGTCCAAGAACTTAAGTGCCGACATGGCGAAAAAATGGCTCGGACAGAATTGGTCCTTATGGCTCCAGATTCAGTTTTAAGAAAACGTTTTGAGGAAAACGAATTAGAAAAAAGAGGATTAACAGCAGATGATTTCTTGTTGTATGTCCAAAATCAACGAGACAATGATCCCAATTTTTTAGAACCGCTTGGTCAGAATTCTGACAACGGGCAAATGTTTGCACTCAAATCAGGCTCGAACTACGAGATAGCCAAGTTAACTGCAAGTATTACTAACTCTTATTTAGTAACTGATCTTTTTGCAAGGTGGCGTGAAATCGAATTGGATCGCGATTCTCAATCAACCGAGACAAGAATATGGTCCCCGTTTGCGAAAGCAATACAAAACAACAAGTTATCTTATTTGAATTCCGTAGACCTCAAACATGCTCTATTACTTCGCAAAGAAGGTCGGCTTGAATCAATGCGAATGTTCTTGAGAAAAGTATGGAAAAGCGCATGCACTGGAGAAGAATATGATGATAAAAATACACAACTTTTGACTGAAGAATTGTATGAAGAAATTAATAAAGCACAGGAAGAATGGAATCAAATTGACGCTGATCTACTAAAAATGATAAAAGGTGACGCCGTTACCTCTCTCCTCGCAGCCGGTCCTTTAGTTGCATCCGGACATGGAGATTTTCTTGCTGCTGCCATAGCAGTTGCTGGCACATATGATTTTTTAACGGTTCAAACCAAGCGTCGTAGCTTCCCGAAACGATTCCCGGCGGCTTTCTTTATGAATATTGATAAGTAA
- a CDS encoding type 1 glutamine amidotransferase, translating into MEQLLVIQHMEHEDAGVFGETALREELELRLVRTWLGESVPRTPGEHTVAVLIMGGGMNVDQVDRYPNLAAEMKLVRQCVARSIPLMGVCLGSQLIAAALGARVYDGPVKEIGWYALGLTEEAEHDPLFEGLPKQQTVFQWHGQTFDLPAGAARLAGSASFPNQAYRLGECIWGLQYHLEITESHVRDWLARGGEDFAGLDYIHPERILQNIPNYEPACRHLADKLFSRFIRFARNRATGGR; encoded by the coding sequence ATGGAGCAGCTTCTTGTCATTCAGCATATGGAGCACGAGGACGCCGGGGTGTTCGGCGAGACCGCCCTGCGCGAGGAACTGGAGCTGCGCCTGGTGCGCACCTGGCTGGGCGAGAGCGTGCCGCGCACGCCGGGCGAGCATACCGTGGCGGTGCTGATCATGGGTGGCGGCATGAACGTGGACCAGGTGGACCGCTATCCGAACCTGGCTGCCGAGATGAAACTGGTGCGCCAGTGCGTGGCCCGTTCCATTCCGCTGATGGGGGTCTGCCTGGGTTCGCAGCTAATCGCCGCAGCCCTGGGAGCGCGGGTGTACGATGGGCCGGTGAAAGAGATCGGCTGGTACGCCCTCGGCCTGACCGAGGAGGCCGAGCACGACCCGCTGTTCGAGGGCCTTCCCAAGCAACAGACCGTGTTCCAGTGGCACGGCCAGACTTTCGACCTTCCAGCCGGGGCGGCGCGCCTGGCCGGCTCGGCCTCTTTCCCCAACCAGGCCTACCGTCTGGGCGAGTGCATCTGGGGCCTGCAGTACCACCTGGAGATCACCGAAAGCCACGTGCGCGACTGGCTCGCCCGCGGCGGCGAGGATTTCGCCGGGCTGGACTATATCCACCCGGAACGCATACTCCAGAACATACCGAATTACGAACCGGCCTGCCGCCACCTGGCCGACAAGCTGTTCAGCCGGTTCATCCGTTTCGCCCGCAACCGGGCGACAGGAGGCAGATAA
- a CDS encoding nucleotidyltransferase domain-containing protein has translation MIDLRSDCLDEIRSVLEAQAPDCEAWAFGSRVSGAARAHSDLDLVLRGPAGLGLGRLTAIREAFAESDLPIMVDVLDWHTLSESFRKTIEKNCELLRRPGR, from the coding sequence ATGATTGACCTGCGCAGTGACTGCCTCGATGAAATTCGCTCCGTGCTGGAGGCCCAGGCCCCGGACTGCGAGGCCTGGGCGTTCGGCTCGCGGGTGAGCGGCGCGGCGCGGGCGCACTCCGACCTGGACCTGGTGCTGCGGGGCCCCGCCGGGCTCGGACTGGGCCGCCTGACAGCGATCCGCGAGGCTTTCGCCGAATCCGACCTGCCGATAATGGTGGACGTGCTCGACTGGCACACCTTGTCCGAATCTTTCCGCAAGACAATCGAGAAAAACTGCGAGCTGCTGCGGCGTCCGGGGCGGTAG
- the dnaE gene encoding DNA polymerase III subunit alpha, giving the protein MSDIPFVHLHNHSDYSLLDGAAKIKRMVAKAASFGMGALALTDHGNMFGALEFYTEAKKAGIKPVLGMESYITHGSRFTRSAEEGAGNYYHLTLLAENNTGYQNLARLSSIGFLEGFYYKPRIDLQVLGEKREGLIALSGCVKGPVADLIARGRPEEAREAARMYRDLFGPGRFYIEIMDHGIDIERRVLPELVKIAGELEIPLVATNDAHYLCREDAEAQDALVCIQTGKVLDDTKRLKFGTTELYLKSQQEMLETFRDFPDAVTRTAEVAERCNVSLEFGKYLLPEFPLPDGYDMNSYLAELAREGMKKRYPQADESVEQRLAYELDIIRQTGFPGYFLIVSDFVRESREMGVPVGPGRGSAAGSLVSYCLGITNIDPLKYNLLFERFLNPERVSMPDIDIDFADRERERVIQYVKDKYGEDNVTQIITFGTMAARAVVRDVGRVMGMPFDEVDRIAKMIPEELGITLDKALEVRPELRELGEKNPRIGKLLEISKTLEGVNRHASTHAAGVVIAPGRLTDYVPLFRSPRTNDITTQYDKDFVEKIGLLKMDFLGLRTLTVIQDALDMIKQNTGVEVDLDALPLDDPATYEIFCNGDTVGIFQFESGGMREYLRKLRPECLDDIIAMNALYRPGPLGSGMVEDFINRKHGDVAVEYLHPVLEPILKETYGVIVYQEQVMRIASEMAGFTLGGADQLRRAMGKKKKEVMDEQKGKFMAGAKEKAIDPRIADKVFELMAHFAGYGFNKSHSAGYAVLAYQTAWLKAHHPREFLASTLTSEMNNFDKLAVFLEECRRMKIGILPPDVNESGPVFTVVEGGIRFGLAAVKNAGRGAVDSLVEERRRGGPYKSLGDLIDRADSRMVNRRLLESLICAGALNSFCNRPEQLMAVLDSTVEVCQRLAAERASGQMSLFGSQEKSVPKGEDLFPPLPESFEAWAPGQDLEYEKEYLGFYISGHPLDRFGEELDAFGNTTSVTFNDPDLERQSIIRLGGMISTLRTFFDRNNKEWAVITVEDRYGSVDAFVFAEAYERHRDLVYQGSFVLVSGRYSKRPNDETGKLIADWLIALEDIRSDSAVGVEVHFKPRETDEATLKKVQAALFGHVGDNPVYLRLLEPNGEYLLRSKQITVKPVDSLLAELRALLGPSGAKLAWHPSKGAGLLASGKLENFMNARGSNGKGGGKGGNGKNGGWVKKE; this is encoded by the coding sequence GTGAGCGATATACCGTTTGTCCATCTTCACAACCACTCGGATTACAGCCTGCTCGACGGTGCGGCCAAGATCAAGCGCATGGTCGCCAAGGCCGCCTCGTTCGGGATGGGCGCCCTGGCCTTGACCGACCACGGCAACATGTTCGGGGCGCTCGAGTTCTACACCGAGGCCAAGAAAGCCGGGATCAAGCCCGTCCTGGGCATGGAGAGCTACATCACCCACGGCAGCCGGTTCACCCGCAGCGCCGAGGAGGGGGCGGGCAACTACTACCACCTCACTCTGCTGGCCGAGAACAACACCGGCTACCAGAACCTGGCCCGTCTGTCCAGCATCGGCTTCCTCGAGGGGTTCTACTACAAGCCGCGTATCGACCTGCAGGTCCTGGGCGAAAAGCGCGAGGGCCTGATCGCCCTGAGCGGCTGCGTCAAGGGCCCGGTGGCCGACCTGATCGCCCGCGGCCGTCCGGAGGAGGCCCGCGAGGCCGCCCGCATGTACCGTGACCTGTTCGGCCCCGGACGTTTCTACATCGAGATCATGGACCACGGCATAGATATCGAGCGGCGGGTGCTGCCCGAGCTGGTCAAGATCGCCGGGGAGCTCGAAATCCCGCTCGTGGCCACCAATGATGCCCACTACCTCTGCCGGGAGGACGCCGAGGCGCAGGATGCCCTGGTCTGCATCCAGACCGGCAAGGTGCTGGACGACACCAAGCGCCTCAAGTTCGGGACCACCGAGCTGTACCTCAAGAGCCAGCAGGAGATGCTCGAGACGTTCCGCGATTTCCCGGATGCGGTCACCCGCACCGCCGAGGTCGCCGAGCGCTGCAACGTGAGCCTCGAATTCGGCAAGTACCTTCTGCCCGAGTTCCCGCTCCCGGATGGCTACGACATGAACAGCTATCTGGCCGAGCTGGCCCGCGAGGGCATGAAGAAGCGCTACCCCCAGGCCGATGAATCGGTGGAGCAGCGTCTCGCCTACGAGCTGGACATCATCCGCCAGACCGGTTTCCCCGGCTATTTCCTTATCGTCAGCGATTTCGTGCGTGAAAGCCGCGAGATGGGCGTGCCGGTGGGGCCGGGACGCGGCTCGGCCGCCGGGAGCCTGGTCTCCTACTGCCTGGGCATCACCAACATCGACCCCCTCAAGTACAACCTCCTGTTCGAGCGTTTCCTGAACCCCGAGCGCGTCTCGATGCCCGATATCGACATCGACTTCGCCGACCGCGAGCGCGAGCGGGTGATCCAGTACGTCAAGGACAAGTACGGCGAGGACAATGTCACCCAGATCATCACTTTCGGGACCATGGCCGCCCGGGCCGTGGTGCGCGATGTGGGCCGGGTGATGGGCATGCCGTTCGATGAGGTGGACCGTATCGCCAAAATGATCCCCGAGGAACTGGGCATCACCCTGGACAAGGCCCTCGAGGTGCGGCCCGAGCTGCGCGAGCTGGGCGAGAAGAACCCGCGTATCGGCAAGCTGCTGGAGATTTCGAAGACCCTCGAGGGCGTGAACCGTCACGCCTCCACCCACGCGGCCGGCGTGGTGATCGCCCCGGGCAGGCTGACCGATTACGTGCCCCTGTTCCGCTCGCCCCGCACGAACGATATCACCACCCAGTACGACAAAGATTTCGTCGAGAAAATCGGCCTGCTGAAAATGGATTTCCTGGGCCTGCGCACCCTGACCGTGATCCAGGACGCCCTGGACATGATCAAGCAGAATACGGGGGTGGAGGTGGACCTGGACGCCCTGCCGCTGGATGACCCGGCCACCTACGAGATTTTCTGCAACGGCGACACCGTGGGCATCTTCCAGTTCGAGTCCGGCGGGATGCGCGAATACCTGCGCAAGCTGAGGCCCGAGTGCCTGGATGACATCATCGCCATGAACGCCCTTTACCGTCCCGGCCCCCTGGGCAGCGGCATGGTCGAGGACTTCATCAACCGCAAGCACGGTGACGTGGCGGTCGAGTACCTGCACCCGGTCCTGGAGCCGATCCTCAAGGAAACCTACGGCGTGATTGTCTACCAGGAGCAGGTGATGCGGATCGCCAGCGAGATGGCCGGGTTCACCCTGGGCGGGGCCGACCAGCTGCGGCGGGCGATGGGCAAGAAGAAAAAGGAGGTCATGGACGAGCAGAAAGGCAAGTTCATGGCCGGGGCCAAGGAAAAGGCGATCGACCCCAGGATCGCGGACAAGGTGTTCGAGCTGATGGCCCATTTCGCGGGCTACGGGTTCAACAAGAGCCACAGCGCGGGCTACGCCGTGCTGGCCTACCAGACCGCCTGGCTCAAGGCGCACCACCCGCGCGAGTTCCTGGCCTCCACCCTGACCAGCGAAATGAACAATTTCGACAAGCTGGCCGTGTTCCTGGAGGAGTGCCGCCGCATGAAAATCGGCATCCTGCCCCCGGATGTGAACGAGAGCGGCCCCGTGTTCACCGTGGTCGAGGGCGGCATCCGTTTCGGCCTGGCCGCGGTCAAGAACGCCGGCCGCGGGGCAGTGGACTCCCTGGTCGAGGAGCGCCGTCGCGGCGGGCCCTACAAGAGCCTGGGCGACCTGATCGACCGCGCGGACAGCCGCATGGTGAACCGTCGCCTTCTGGAAAGCCTGATCTGCGCCGGGGCCTTGAACTCTTTCTGCAACCGTCCCGAGCAGCTCATGGCCGTGCTCGACAGCACCGTGGAGGTCTGCCAGCGCCTGGCCGCCGAGCGCGCCAGCGGCCAGATGAGCCTGTTCGGCTCGCAGGAAAAGTCGGTCCCCAAGGGCGAGGACCTCTTCCCGCCTCTGCCCGAGAGCTTCGAGGCCTGGGCGCCGGGCCAGGACCTGGAATACGAGAAGGAGTACCTGGGCTTCTACATCTCGGGCCACCCGCTGGACCGGTTCGGCGAGGAGCTGGACGCTTTCGGCAACACCACCAGCGTCACGTTCAACGACCCGGACCTGGAGCGTCAGAGCATCATCCGCCTGGGCGGGATGATCTCCACATTGCGCACGTTTTTCGACCGCAACAACAAGGAATGGGCCGTGATCACCGTGGAGGACCGCTACGGCAGCGTGGACGCGTTCGTGTTCGCCGAGGCCTACGAGCGCCACCGCGACCTGGTCTACCAGGGCTCGTTCGTGCTGGTCTCCGGGCGCTACAGCAAGCGGCCCAACGATGAGACCGGCAAGCTGATCGCCGACTGGCTGATCGCCCTGGAGGACATCCGCTCCGACAGCGCGGTGGGGGTGGAGGTGCATTTCAAGCCGCGCGAGACGGATGAGGCGACGCTGAAAAAGGTCCAGGCCGCCCTGTTCGGGCACGTGGGCGACAACCCGGTCTACCTGCGCCTTCTGGAGCCGAATGGGGAGTATCTTCTGCGCAGCAAGCAGATTACGGTAAAGCCCGTGGACAGTCTTCTGGCCGAGCTGCGAGCGCTCCTGGGGCCCTCCGGCGCCAAGCTGGCCTGGCACCCCTCCAAGGGGGCGGGCCTGCTGGCCTCGGGCAAGCTGGAGAATTTTATGAATGCCCGCGGCTCCAATGGCAAGGGTGGCGGCAAGGGCGGCAACGGCAAGAACGGGGGGTGGGTGAAGAAGGAGTGA
- a CDS encoding restriction endonuclease — MAIPDYQTCMLPLLSFSQDGYEHSFREAVEKLSEEFRLTDEERKEMLPSGRQEIFTNRVGWARTYLKKAGLLESTGRGVNRITKRGFEVLKKKPDRIDVKFLEQFKEFRDFRLAKNVKSETEIDLELNSKTPEEMLENVYQKMRNDLAYELLQKIKVCSPSFFERLVVEVIVKMGYGGTRKDAGKAIGKSGDGGIDGIIKEDRLGLDAIYIQAKRWESTVGRPDIQKFVGALSGQKAKKGLFITTSNFSSEAEDYVSRVDTKIVLIDGETLTQLMIDHGVGVSTISNYEIKKIDSDYFSEE; from the coding sequence ATGGCCATTCCCGATTACCAGACCTGTATGTTGCCACTTTTATCCTTCTCTCAAGATGGTTACGAGCACAGCTTTAGAGAAGCAGTTGAAAAGTTGTCTGAAGAATTTAGACTTACAGACGAAGAGAGGAAAGAAATGCTGCCCAGTGGGCGGCAGGAAATCTTCACTAATAGAGTTGGTTGGGCCAGAACTTATCTTAAAAAGGCTGGGCTTTTAGAATCAACAGGCAGGGGAGTAAATAGAATTACAAAAAGAGGATTTGAGGTTTTAAAGAAAAAACCTGACCGGATAGATGTTAAATTTCTCGAGCAGTTTAAAGAATTCAGGGATTTTCGATTAGCCAAAAATGTTAAATCCGAGACTGAAATTGACTTGGAATTAAATAGCAAGACGCCAGAGGAAATGCTCGAAAACGTGTACCAGAAGATGCGCAATGATTTGGCTTATGAATTATTACAAAAAATAAAAGTATGTTCCCCTTCCTTTTTTGAGAGATTGGTTGTTGAAGTCATAGTTAAAATGGGCTATGGCGGGACAAGAAAAGATGCTGGAAAAGCAATAGGGAAATCGGGTGATGGGGGTATTGACGGCATAATCAAAGAAGACAGGCTGGGTCTGGATGCAATTTACATTCAAGCTAAAAGATGGGAAAGCACGGTCGGTAGGCCAGATATTCAAAAATTTGTCGGAGCTTTATCTGGTCAAAAAGCAAAGAAAGGCCTCTTTATTACAACTTCCAACTTTTCTTCCGAAGCGGAAGATTACGTTTCAAGAGTTGATACCAAAATAGTTCTCATTGATGGTGAGACACTGACTCAGTTAATGATTGATCACGGCGTAGGCGTATCAACCATAAGTAATTATGAAATCAAGAAAATAGATTCAGACTATTTTTCTGAAGAATAG
- a CDS encoding MBL fold metallo-hydrolase → MLFEQVRTGGDRNFGYFLAEGPGGCAAVVDPSGAPEKFFELLDRHRCELKYVICTHDHYDHTGGIVELARRSQALIVMHKLTGDHTDVPVEDGEILDLCGLKLKIIHTPGHSDDSICVLADDILLTGDTLFVGKVGGTDLGAGARAEYESLHGKLLALPDETKVYPGHDYGAAPSSTIGNEKRTNPFLLCGSFEEFVDLKANWAEYKREHGIK, encoded by the coding sequence ATGCTTTTCGAACAGGTCAGGACCGGCGGCGACCGCAATTTCGGCTATTTCCTGGCCGAGGGCCCGGGCGGCTGCGCCGCGGTGGTCGACCCGTCCGGCGCGCCGGAGAAATTCTTCGAGCTTCTGGACCGTCACCGCTGCGAGCTGAAATACGTGATCTGCACCCACGACCACTACGACCACACCGGCGGGATTGTCGAGCTGGCCCGCCGCAGCCAGGCCCTGATCGTGATGCACAAGCTGACCGGCGACCACACCGACGTGCCGGTGGAGGACGGCGAAATCCTGGACCTGTGCGGCCTGAAACTCAAGATAATCCACACGCCCGGCCACAGCGACGACTCGATCTGCGTGCTCGCCGACGATATCCTGCTCACCGGCGACACCCTGTTCGTGGGCAAGGTGGGCGGCACCGACCTGGGCGCGGGCGCGCGCGCCGAGTACGAGAGCCTGCACGGCAAGCTCCTTGCCCTGCCGGATGAGACCAAGGTCTACCCGGGCCACGATTACGGCGCCGCGCCCAGCTCCACTATCGGCAACGAGAAACGGACCAACCCGTTCCTTCTTTGCGGCAGTTTCGAGGAGTTCGTGGACCTCAAGGCCAACTGGGCCGAGTACAAGCGTGAGCATGGGATAAAGTGA
- a CDS encoding SDR family oxidoreductase, protein MGLLKGKTAIVTGGGTGIGRAVALRFAAEGCRVVVCGRRMDKLNETVAASGPLAEKLLALPCDLTDRAQILGLVKTATDKLGGLDILVNNAGAMRFADLSVAGEDMYDLLMETNVRAVWHLCQAVIPHLKARGGGSIVTISSVAGLKAMSGAGLYCMSKAAVQMLSQTLAIEHAADQIRVNVVCPALVEETELAEPIVGKEGMQAFYDKLRASHPLGRNGRPDDIADAVLYFAGDCSRWVTGTVLPVDGGRMLTSARPKV, encoded by the coding sequence ATGGGACTGCTCAAAGGCAAGACCGCAATTGTGACCGGCGGTGGGACCGGGATCGGGCGGGCCGTTGCGCTGCGTTTCGCCGCCGAGGGCTGCCGGGTGGTGGTCTGCGGCCGCCGCATGGACAAGCTGAACGAGACCGTGGCCGCCTCTGGCCCCCTGGCCGAAAAACTCCTGGCCTTGCCCTGCGACCTCACCGACCGCGCCCAGATCCTGGGGCTGGTCAAGACCGCGACCGACAAGCTGGGCGGGCTGGATATCCTGGTGAACAACGCCGGGGCGATGCGTTTCGCCGACCTGTCCGTGGCCGGTGAGGACATGTACGACCTTCTGATGGAGACCAACGTCCGCGCGGTCTGGCACCTCTGCCAGGCGGTGATCCCGCACCTGAAAGCCCGCGGCGGCGGCTCCATCGTGACCATAAGCTCGGTGGCCGGGCTCAAGGCCATGAGCGGGGCCGGGCTCTACTGCATGAGCAAGGCCGCGGTGCAGATGCTCAGCCAGACCCTGGCCATCGAGCACGCCGCCGACCAGATCCGGGTGAACGTGGTCTGCCCGGCCCTGGTGGAGGAGACCGAGCTGGCCGAGCCGATAGTGGGCAAGGAGGGCATGCAGGCGTTCTACGACAAGCTGCGCGCGAGCCACCCTCTGGGCCGCAACGGGCGGCCGGATGACATTGCGGACGCGGTGCTCTACTTCGCTGGAGATTGCAGCCGCTGGGTGACCGGGACTGTCCTGCCGGTGGACGGCGGCCGGATGCTCACCAGCGCAAGACCGAAGGTGTGA
- a CDS encoding nucleotidyltransferase substrate binding protein: MLDLSSLQKSVEALERSIDAAREGMDSFGEDLRMTVRAGVIQNFEVAYEQCWKFIQRWLQVNRVPEEAGLPRTRKELFRLAAREGLIDDPRPWFEYGEARNLTSHTYDQAQAELVYAAAGRFVPEAKALLARLEALND, from the coding sequence ATGCTTGACCTGAGCAGCCTGCAGAAGTCGGTCGAGGCGCTGGAGCGCTCGATAGACGCCGCGCGCGAGGGGATGGACTCTTTCGGCGAGGACCTACGCATGACAGTGCGCGCCGGGGTGATCCAGAATTTCGAGGTGGCCTACGAACAGTGCTGGAAATTCATCCAGCGCTGGCTGCAAGTCAACCGGGTCCCCGAGGAGGCCGGGCTTCCCCGCACGCGCAAGGAACTTTTCCGCCTGGCCGCGCGCGAGGGTCTTATCGACGACCCCCGGCCCTGGTTCGAATACGGCGAGGCACGTAACCTCACCTCGCACACCTACGACCAGGCCCAGGCCGAGCTGGTCTACGCCGCGGCCGGACGTTTCGTCCCCGAGGCCAAGGCCCTGCTGGCGCGGCTGGAGGCGTTGAATGATTGA